GCGAACGCGCTGGTGAATGCCGCGCCACGTTTGACGGCCGCGGAGGCCGGGCTCCTGACGGTGCTCGAGCTTCCGGCAGGACGCTGAAGGTTCATCAGGAGAGGGAAATGCTGGACAAGAACGCGATTGGCCGCGCCTCGCCGCCGACGCTCAACGAGGTGGAGAAGGGCGCCATCCGGCGCTTCGCCGAAGCGATTGGCGACTACAATCCCATCTACTACGACGAGGAGTACGCCCGTGCTTCGGGCTACCCCACCATCGTCGCGCCGCCCACGTTCCCCGCGTCGTTCCATTCGGCCGCGGACCTCCGGGAGCTGCTGGGGGTGGGCATCAAGAGCCTGCTGCATGCCGAGCAGGGCTTTGACTACGAGCGGCCCATCTTCGCGGGGGACCGCATCTACGTGTCCACCCGCGTGTCGGACGTCTTCGAGCGGCCGGGCATGTCCGGCAAGATGGACATCGCGGTCATCGAGGACGAAGGCCGGGACGAAGAGGGCAACCTCGTCTTCCGCGCCCGCCGGACCCTCGTGGTGCGTGCCGCCAAGGAGAACGCCTGATGCCCGCGCGCAAGCTCTACTTCGAATCCATCCGCGTCGGTGACGAGCTGCCGGCGCTGGCCAAGGCCCCGGTGGACCGCGTCCAGTTGTCGCGCTACGCGGGCGCCTCCGGCGACTACAACCCCGTGCACGTGGACGAGCTCTACGCCAAGAGCGTGGGCATGCCGTCCGTCTACGCCCCCGGCATGCTCGTCATGGGCATGCTCGGCCAGCTCATCAGCGACTGGGCGCGTGGCGGCCAGCTGCGGCGCTACAACGTCCGCTTCATCAAGATGGTGTGGCCGGGCGACACCGTGGTCTGCAAGGGCCGCGTGAGCGACCGCCACGGCTCCGGCGGCCGGTACTTCGTGGAGATCGACCTCTGGGCGGAGAACCAGAAGGGCGAGCTCGTCATGAAGGGCGGCTCGCAGATCCAGCTCTTCTACTCGCTGGAGGACGAGAACCGGCAGCGCTCCGGCCAGTCCCCCATCGTCGTGGAGGTCCCCCGCGAGAGCCTGGTCGTCCCGGCCCCCGCCACCCCGGAGGCCGCCACCAGCGCCCCGCCGGCCGCCCCCGAGCGCGACCGCGACGAGGACGATGAGGACGACGAGGAGGCGGACGAGCCCCGCTCCGGCGCCTCCTCCAAGAAGACCGCCCCCCGGGAGAAGCCCGCCGCCAAGACGGCGTCCCTCCCGGCCGCGAAGAAGGCCAAGAAGTAGGCGTTCCTGGACGAAATCCCGCGTCCGAGCAGGGCTGCTTTCGACCGCTGCTCAACGCGGGGTGTCATCTTGGGTTGACTCAAAAATCAGTCGACGCCA
This DNA window, taken from Corallococcus macrosporus, encodes the following:
- a CDS encoding MaoC family dehydratase N-terminal domain-containing protein, translating into MLDKNAIGRASPPTLNEVEKGAIRRFAEAIGDYNPIYYDEEYARASGYPTIVAPPTFPASFHSAADLRELLGVGIKSLLHAEQGFDYERPIFAGDRIYVSTRVSDVFERPGMSGKMDIAVIEDEGRDEEGNLVFRARRTLVVRAAKENA
- a CDS encoding MaoC family dehydratase, translating into MPARKLYFESIRVGDELPALAKAPVDRVQLSRYAGASGDYNPVHVDELYAKSVGMPSVYAPGMLVMGMLGQLISDWARGGQLRRYNVRFIKMVWPGDTVVCKGRVSDRHGSGGRYFVEIDLWAENQKGELVMKGGSQIQLFYSLEDENRQRSGQSPIVVEVPRESLVVPAPATPEAATSAPPAAPERDRDEDDEDDEEADEPRSGASSKKTAPREKPAAKTASLPAAKKAKK